The following nucleotide sequence is from Devosia salina.
CCGGCTTCTTCCAGCGCCTGTTTGGCACCCAGCCCGCGCCAGCTCCCGCCCCGGAGGAGACTGTTCCGGAGACCCCGGTCACTCCCGATGCCATCCCCGACGTGCCCGAGCCCGCGCCGGAGCCCCAACCGGAGCCGCCTGCCCCGCCGGCTGAGCCCGATCATCCGCCCCCGCCCGGCCCGCCCGAGACCACGCCCGATTATATCGAGGAGATCGAGGACCAGCTGGCCGCCGCGCCGCAGGCCGTGGCTGAACCGGAACCGCCACGCATGGGCTGGTTCGGGCGCCTGGCCTCGGGCCTCAAGCGCTCCTCGGACAATCTGGCCAGCTCCATCACCTCGGTCTTCACCAAGCGCAAGCTCGATGCGGCCATGCTCGACGAGCTCGAGGACGTGCTCATCCAGGCCGATCTGGGCGTGGACACGGCCATGGCCATCACCGAAACGCTGAGGCGCGACCGCTTCGACAAGGACGTGACCGATGAGGATGTGCGCGCCGTCCTCGCCGCCGAAGTCGAAAAAGTGCTCGCCCCGGTCGCGACGCCGCTGGCAATCGATGCGGGCAAGCGCCCCTTCGTCATCCTCATGATCGGCGTCAACGGCTCGGGCAAGACCACCACCATCGGCAAGCTGGCGCAGAAACTCACCGCCGAGGGCAAGTCGGTCATGCTGGCTGCCGGCGACACGTTCCGCGCCGCCGCCATCGAGCAATTGCAGGTCTGGGGCCAGCGCACCGGAGCGCCGGTCATCGCCAAACCCGCGGGCGCCGATGCCTCGGGTCTTGCCTTCGACGCCGTCACCCAGGCAAAGGCCGAGGGCCGCGATGTCCTGATCATCGACACCGCCGGGCGCCTGCAGAACCGCGACGAGCTGATGAACGAGCTCGAAAAGGTCATCCGCGTGATCAAGAAGGTTGAGCCCGAGGCGCCGCACGCCACCTTGCTCACCCTCGACGCCACCACCGGCCAGAATGCGCTCAAGCAGGTGGAAATCTTCGGCCAGCGCGCCGGCGTTACCGGCCTCGTCATGACCAAGCTCGACGGCACCGCAAGGGGCGGCATCCTCGTCGCCATCGCCCAGAAATTCGGCCTGCCGGTGCATTTCATCGGCGTCGGCGAGGGCGTTGCCGATCTGGAGCCGTTTGAGGCGAGTGATTTTGCCAAGGCCATTGCCGGCTTCGAGGCGTCCCGCTAGCGCAAATCTCCCCGGCGGGGAGATTTGAGCCGAGAAGGCCATGAGAGCTATGCACGAATGGCGGGGAGGCGGGACAAACCGCTTCGGCGGACAGGTTTGAAGCGAGAAGGCCAAGGGAGCCAGGCCCAATTCTGACCACTCTTGTCCGCTAAGCGCTTGCATCGGAGCAAAGCTGCCATCACATTGGCTGCAACGCTATGGAAGCACGCATGACCGAAAAAGCCGAACCCGAACTCAATTGGGACGAGATGAAGCCACAGGCCATCAAGCTGGCGCTCGAGCTGGGCCCGCTGGTCGTCTTCTTCATCATGAATGGCCGCGCCGACATCTTCGTCGCCACCGCCTGGTTCATGGGGGCCATGGTGCTCTCGCTGCTGCTGAGTTGGCTGATTCTCAAAAAGATCGCGGTGATGCCGCTGGTCACCGGCGTCGTGGTGCTGGTCTTTGGCGGGCTGACGCTCTGGTTGCAGGACGACACCTTCATCAAGGTCAAGCCCACCATCACCAACACCCTGTTTGCTGCGGTGCTGCTCGGCGGGCTGCTGTTCGGGCAATCGCTGCTGAAATATGTGTTCGGGGACGTCTACAAGCTCAGGCCCGAGGGCTGGTGGCGGCTGACGCTCAACTGGGGCTTGTTCTTCGTCGTGCTCGCCGTGCTCAACGAGATCGTCTGGCGCAGCTTTTCGACCGATTTCTGGGTGGCCTTCAAGGTCTGGGGCATCATGCCGCTAACCGTGGCCTTCTCGATGACGCAGCTGCCGCTGCTCAACAAATATGCGCCGCCGGCGGAACCCAAGACGGCCCCGCCGGTGACGGTCGAAAGCTAGCCGAAGATCCCGATCACCACGCCCTGGATGACGAGAACGCCCAGGATGTGCAGGCCGTCGATGATGGTCAGCGACCACTTCATGCCTTCATAGCGGTGGTTCATGATCAGCGTGGTGATCACGAAGCCGACCCACATCAGCACCGCGACCTGGATGGCGGCGCCGATCGAGATACCGCCCATCAGCAAGGGCGTGATCAGGGCCAGGACATAGGCCATGACCAGTTCGACCACGGCCGACCAGATGAAGGGCGTATAGCCTACGCCGAGCTGCTCCTTGGTCTTGCCTACGGCATCGAGCCACTGCTTTGACAGCCCCATATACCAGACGGCGCCAAAGGCGAAGCTGGCCACGGTGGCCAGCACGATGGCCAGCCAGTTGACGGCAACAAAGTTCATTTCAATTCCCCCTCGCAAGTGATTGCGCCGAGGAATCTAGGCCGATTTGCGCCGTTCGAACAGACGGAGGGTCTACAGGCCGCCCATCGTGCAGAGCAGCCGCCACTCCGTTTCACGGACCTTGGAGACCGAGAGGCGCGAGAGCTTGATCAGCTCGATCTCGGCCAGTTCCGGCGTCGCCTTGATCTCGGCCAGGGTCACCGGGCGCGGGAGCGCCTTGACCGATTGCACGTCGACGCAGTCCCACACCACTTCGCCCTTGGCATTGAGCTCGCCGGTGCTGTCGGGATGGGCGGGCGCCACGATCTTCATGATGCCCACGATCTCCTTGCCGATATTGGAGTGGTAGAAGAAGGCCTCGTCGCCCACCTTCATCTCCCGCATATTGTTGCGTGCCGCATAATTGCGCACACCGTGCCATTCCTCGGCCTCGCCTCGGGCGGTCTTGACGACGAGGTCATCGAAGGAGAAGACGTCTGGCTCGCTCTTCATCAGCCAATAGGCCATCGTGTCAGAGCTCCGCGCCCGAATTGTTGATGGCGATGCGCCAGCGCTTCACCTCATAACTGGCAAAGACCCCGGCCGGCACGAAGGGATCGGCAGCGGCGAGCTTTTCGGCCTCGTCCAGGCTCTCGGCCTCGAACACCACGATCGAGCCTTCCGGCTGCTCCTCGGCATTGAGCAGGGCGCCGGCAAAGACGAGCTTCTTGCCCAGCGAATTGAGGTGCTCCAGATGCACCGGACGGGTGTCGAGACGCTTCTGCAGCGCCCCCGGCGCATCCTTGGCGATCATGGCATAGAGCATGGATCAGGCTTCCCTTTTGAGCGGGCGGGACATCAGTCCCGCCACTATTGTGGCAATATTGGCCTTGCCGGCGACGACGGCATCGACGGCATCGATGAGTGGCGCCTCGACCCCCAGGCTTCGGGCCAGCGCGGCGGCGACCGGTGCCGTAGCCACACCTTCGGCCAGCTTGGCGCCCGAGGCCAGGATATCGGCCGTGCTGCGGCCAGCGCCGAGCGCCATGCCGAACTGGTAGTTGCGCGATTGCACCGACGTGCAGGTCAAGGTGAGATCACCCAGCCCGGCCAGCCCGGTCAGCGTATGCGCCGAACCGCCCATGGCCGTCACCATGCGGGCCATTTCCGCATAGCCCCGCGCGATCAGCGCCGCCCGGGCCGAGGCGCCGAGATCGGCCCCTTCCACCGCGCCACAGGCCAGCGCATAGACATTCTTCAGCGCCCCGGCGATTTCCACCCCGATCCGGTCATCGGCCGCATAGGGCCGGAAGCTCGGCCCGGCCAGCGCGGCGGCGAGATCGGACGTATCGCTGGCATCGTCGCCGGCCAGGGTCACCGCTGTCGGGCGTCCCGAAGCCACATCGACCGCAAAGCTCGGGCCCGAGAGCACGAAGGGCATGGCATCGGGCGCCATGTCGGCCAGCACCTCGCTCTGCCGCGCCAGCGTGCCGGTTTCGAGCCCCTTGGCCGAGAGCACCACCGGCCGGTCTGCCAGCAGCGCCGGTTCCAGCCCCGAAAGCAGCGTCCGCGTCGATTGCGCTGGCACCGCCAGGATCACGATATCGGCCGCATCAAGCGCCGGCACGGCCCTTACATTGGGCAGCAGCGCCTGCCCCGGCAGCGCGGCTGCATTGATCCGCGTCGCATTGATCGCCTCGGCCTGTTCCTGCGTGCGCACCACCAGCGTCACCTGCCGCCCGGCCATGGCGGCCGCCTGGGCCAGCGCCGTGCCCCAGGCCCCGCCGCCGATCACCGCTACCGTCTCAAGTCGCATCTTCGGCGATCCTCATATCGGGTGTGTCGAGGGGCCAGCGGGGTCGCGCCGCCACGTCCAGCCGGTCGTCCGCGCCCAGCGCCAGCCTCTCCGCACCGGCCCAGGCGACCATGGCCCCATTGTCGGTGCAAAGGGCAATCGGCGGCACCACCAGGGTCGCGCCCATTTCGTCGGTCGCCGCTTTGAGCGCCTCGGCAATGGCCCGGTTGGCCGCCACCCCGCCAGCCACCACCAGTTGCGGAGCGGCATCAGGCAGTTCGGCCCTGAACCGCGCCAGCGCCTGGCGCGAGCGGGTCGCGACGATTTCGGTGACGGCCGCCTGGAAACTGGCGGCGATATCGGCCACGTCCTGGTCGGTCAGCGGCGCCAGTGCCTCGGCCTGCAGCCGCACTGCCGTCTTGAGCCCGGAAAAGGAGAAATCGAGCCGCTGTTCACGCAGAAGCGGCCGGGGAAACTTGAAGCGTCTCGGGTCGCCCGACTTGGCCGTCTGCTCCACCGCGGGACCACCCGGATGCCCGAGCGAAAGCAGCTTGGCCACCTTGTCGAAGGCCTCGCCCAGCGCATCGTCGATCGTGCCGCCCCAGCGCTCGTAATGCCCCACCCCGCGCACCAGCACGAACTGGCTGTGCCCGCCCGAGACCAGCAGCATCAGATAGGGGAATTGCACGCCATTGGTCAGCCGGGCCGTGAGAGCATGGCCCTCGAGATGGTTGACCGCGATCAGCGTCTTGTCCAGCGAGGCCGCCAGCGCCTTGGCCGTGGTCAGCCCCACCAGCACCCCGCCGATCAGCCCCGGACCGGCCGTGGCCGCGATGGCATCGACATCGGCCAGCGCGATCCCGGCTTCATCGACGGCCTGGGCAATGATGTGATCGAGCCATTCGACATGGGCGCGCGCCGCCAGTTCCGGCACCACGCCGCCAAAAGCGGCATGTTCATCGAGCTGGGAGCGCACCACATTGGAACGAATCGTCCCACGACCAGATTGATCCCGTACCACCACTGCCGCGGCGGTTTCGTCGCAGCTGGTTTCGATACCCAGAATGATGGCTTGCGCTTGCCCGGTCACGATGAACTGGTCTACTCCCAACAGAGCCTATCGCCTACTATAGGACCCATAGTCGATGCAATCATCCCTCCCCTTCGCCCGGATCGGAACGCGTGGCAGCCCCTTGGCCCTCGCCCAGGCGAAACTGGTGCGCAGCCTCCTGGCCGAGGCGCATGGCGTGGCCGAGGATCGCATTGAGATCGAGGTGTTTTCCACCGGCGGCGACCGTAGCCAGGCCGAGAACACCACACTTTCCGATATCGGTGGCAAGGGCGTGTTCACCAAGGAGATCGACGAGGCATTGCTGTCTGGTCGCATCGATCTGGGCGTTCATTCATCCAAGGATGTCGCCACTGGCCTGCCGGCCGGCATCCGCCTGGCCGCCTTTCTCGAACGCGAGGATGTGCGCGACGCTTTCATCTCGGTATCGGTGAAGGGCATCGACAATCTGCCCGAGGGCGCCCGCTTCGGCACCTCGTCCATTCGCCGCGCTGCACAGGCCCTGCGCCTCCGGCCCGATCTTCGCATCGTGCCCTTTCGCGGCAATGTGCATACGCGGCTGCAGAAACTTCTCGATGGCGTCGCCGACGCCACCCTGCTGGCCCTGGCCGGCCTCAACAGGCTTGAGGAAGGGCATCGCGCCACCGCCATTCTCGATCCCGAGCAATTCATGCCGGCCCCGGCCCAGGGGGCCATCGGCATTGCCATCCGTGACGGCGACACCCGATTGGCCGAAATCGTCGCGCCGCTTGACCACACCCCGACCCACGCCGCCATTGCCACTGAACGGGCCATGCTGGCCGTGCTCGACGGCTCCTGCCGTACCCCGGTAGGGGCACTGAGCGGCCTCGATGATGGCCTTCTCACCCTCAAGGGCGAAATTCTCAGCATGGACGGACAGACCAGCTACCGTGCCGAGGCCAGGGGCAGCGATCCGCTGGCGCTGGGCGAGGCGGTGGGGCGCGACCTCCTGGCGCAGGCCGGCGCGGATTTCCTCGATCGGTGGAACCGCTGATGCGCATGCTGGTCACGCGGCCCGAACCGGATGCGCAGGCCACCCAGGAGCGGCTGGCCGCGCTTGAGATCGAGGCGGACATCGCACCACTGATGACCCGCCAGACCCTCGACGCCCACCTGCCACCGCCCGAGGGCTTCGCGGCCGTGGCGCTGAGCAGCACCAATGCGCTGCGCGCCCTTTCGGACATGGTCTCGCTTGATCCGCTGCGCGACAAGCCGGTCTTCGCCGTGGGGGACCGCACGGCGCATGAGGCACGGCAGCTCGGATTTGCCGACGTCACCGCAGCTGACGGGACACTGGACTCCCTGGCCACCGCCATCGCCCTTGCACGGCCCGACGGCCCGGTCTTCTACCCGGCGGGCCGGCATCTGAGCGGCGACCTGGCCCATGCCCTGGCACCGCGCGGCCTGATGGTGGTGACGGTGCCGGTCTACGAGATGGTCGCCCGTTCCGATCTCGACAAGGACATTGCCAGCGACCTCGCATCAGGCCGGTTCGGCGCTGTGCTGTGCTATTCCAGGCGCACCGCGGAAATTTTCTGCGATCTGGCAAGCGACCTCATCGCGCCGGCGGATCGACGCAAGCTTCCATTTCTCTGCCTGTCGGAAAATGTCGCTGCGCCCCTGCTCGCGCACCATTTCAGCCGCGTGCTGCTGGCCGATCACCCGAGCGAGGACGCGATGCTGGCCCTGGCCCTGGCTTTTGCGCGCGAGCAAACTGGGTCATGATCGGAACAATGCAAAGGAAGGCCCATGGCTGACACCACCGGCAAGGAAACTCCATCGACCGATCCCAAACCGGCAGGCAAGTCCGGCCCGGTCAAGCCACCCGTGCTGGAGGGCACCGCCCGGCCGTCCGGCAACGGCAAGCCCGGTGATTCGGCGAGCCCCGGCAAGGCAGCGCCTGGCACGGCAGACAAACCCGCGAGTGCTCCGACCCCAAAACCGCGCACTGAAGGGACCACAGATGGCAGGGGCAGCAATCCCTGGCTGGCCGGGCTGGTCGGCGGCGTTCTGGGCCTTGGCGCGGCCTATGGCCTGGCCTGGTTCGGCCTCTGGCCGCAGCCGCCACAGGTCGCGCCGCAGGCGGACCCGCGCCTGGCCCAGTTTGCCACGGCCATCCCCGAACTGGAAACGGTCACCAATACGGTCCAGGACGAACTCTCGACCCTGACCAGCCGGGTCGGCTCTCTGGAGCAGGTGCGCTCCGAGGCCGCCGCAGTGCCGACTACCGATCCGGCCCTGGCCGAACAGGTGCAAAGCCTTTCGGCGCGTCTGGATGAACTGGCCGCGGCCCCGGCCGGCACCAGCGACGCCGAGGCGCTGACGGGTTTCAAGGCAGAACTGGAACGGCTCGGCGCCGAAATTGCGGGCGCCAATACACAATTGGCGCAAACGCAGGAGCAGCTGGCCGCCCTGTCCCAGGATGCCGATGACAATGCTGGCACGGAAGCCGCAACTGTGCGTCTCCCGCTGATCTTTTCAAGCCTCGAAAGCGCCTTTGCGGCCGGCCGGCCATTCGAAACCGAACTGGCGGCCCTGCGCCAGGCCCTGCCCGAAACCATCGTGCCCGAAGCCATTGCCGGTCGCGCCGCCGGCGGCCTGCCGCGCCCCGACACTGTCGAGCGCCAGCTCGTTGCCGCGCTGCCCGACATGCTGGCGGGACGCCCCGCCAATGCCGACGCCAATTGGCAGGACGCCACGGCCGACTGGTTCCGCGGACTGATCGCCATGCGTCCGGCGGGGGCGGTGGAAGGAGATGGGCCGGATGCCACCATTGCCCGGCTGGAAGCCGCCGTTGCCCGCCGCGACTTCACTGCCGCCCAGACCGAATTGCAGGCCCTGCCGGAAAGCATGCGCAATGCCGCAGGCAGCGTGGCCGCCGACATCGAGAGCCTTGCCGCGGCCGAAACCTTCCTTGGGCAATTGCGCACCCAGTTGCTGGCCGGGGAGAACGGCGCATGATCAGACTCGCCTCCTGGATTATCGGCAGCCTGGTCCTTGCCGGCATCGCCGCCTGGATCATTGCCCTGCCCGGCACCCTGACCCTGGAGCTGGCCGGCTATCGCATGCAGCCCAGGCTCGGCACGGCGGTGCTCATTCTGCTGGTCGCTGCGGCGGTTGTGATCCTGATCTGGGCCATTGTCCGTCGCATCATCGGTGCGCCGGGAGCCATGGCGCGGCGTCGCGCCACACGGCGGCGCGAACAGGGCGTCGAGGCATTGTCCGACGCAGTCATCGCCCTGCAATCGGGCGACCCGGCGCGTGCCCGTATCATGGCGCGCGAGGCCCAGGCCCGCCTGCCCGACAACGGCGCGGCGAGGCTCCTTGAAGCCCGAGCCGATCTGGCGCTTGGCGACATGCCCGCAGCGCGCGAGCACTACCGCTCCCTGATCGCGAGCGAAAAGACAGCCGTGGCCGCCCTGACCGGACTTTACGACCAGGCCCGCGCCCAGAACCGCCCCGAAGCCGCGCTCACCTTTGCCCGCAAGACGCTGACGCTGGCGCCGGAAACCGGCTGGGCCGGCCAGGCCGTGTTCGACGACCTGGCGCGGCGCGGCCAGTGGGCGGAAGCAGTGGCCATGGTCAATGCCGAATCCGCCACCAGCCGCGAAGACAAGGCCCGCAAGCGCCGCCGCCAGGCGGTGATCGAGACCGCCAGGGCCCGGGAAAGCGAAACCAGCCAGCCCAACAATGCCCTGGAACACGCGCTGACCGCTCTCAAGCTGCTGCCCGATTTCGTGCCGGCCGCGCTGATCGCGGCTCGCATCTATGCCAATCGCGGCGAAAGCCGCCGGGCGCAGAGCCTGCTGCGGCGCATCTGGCGCGCCACCGGCCATCCCGACATCGCCGCGCTCTACGCCCATTCCCAACCCGGTGCTTCGGCGGTGGACCGTCTCAAGCGCCTGGGCGAGATCATCGAATTGCC
It contains:
- a CDS encoding septation protein A gives rise to the protein MTEKAEPELNWDEMKPQAIKLALELGPLVVFFIMNGRADIFVATAWFMGAMVLSLLLSWLILKKIAVMPLVTGVVVLVFGGLTLWLQDDTFIKVKPTITNTLFAAVLLGGLLFGQSLLKYVFGDVYKLRPEGWWRLTLNWGLFFVVLAVLNEIVWRSFSTDFWVAFKVWGIMPLTVAFSMTQLPLLNKYAPPAEPKTAPPVTVES
- the tsaD gene encoding tRNA (adenosine(37)-N6)-threonylcarbamoyltransferase complex transferase subunit TsaD, with amino-acid sequence MILGIETSCDETAAAVVVRDQSGRGTIRSNVVRSQLDEHAAFGGVVPELAARAHVEWLDHIIAQAVDEAGIALADVDAIAATAGPGLIGGVLVGLTTAKALAASLDKTLIAVNHLEGHALTARLTNGVQFPYLMLLVSGGHSQFVLVRGVGHYERWGGTIDDALGEAFDKVAKLLSLGHPGGPAVEQTAKSGDPRRFKFPRPLLREQRLDFSFSGLKTAVRLQAEALAPLTDQDVADIAASFQAAVTEIVATRSRQALARFRAELPDAAPQLVVAGGVAANRAIAEALKAATDEMGATLVVPPIALCTDNGAMVAWAGAERLALGADDRLDVAARPRWPLDTPDMRIAEDAT
- the ftsY gene encoding signal recognition particle-docking protein FtsY: MTEKKPGFFQRLFGTQPAPAPAPEETVPETPVTPDAIPDVPEPAPEPQPEPPAPPAEPDHPPPPGPPETTPDYIEEIEDQLAAAPQAVAEPEPPRMGWFGRLASGLKRSSDNLASSITSVFTKRKLDAAMLDELEDVLIQADLGVDTAMAITETLRRDRFDKDVTDEDVRAVLAAEVEKVLAPVATPLAIDAGKRPFVILMIGVNGSGKTTTIGKLAQKLTAEGKSVMLAAGDTFRAAAIEQLQVWGQRTGAPVIAKPAGADASGLAFDAVTQAKAEGRDVLIIDTAGRLQNRDELMNELEKVIRVIKKVEPEAPHATLLTLDATTGQNALKQVEIFGQRAGVTGLVMTKLDGTARGGILVAIAQKFGLPVHFIGVGEGVADLEPFEASDFAKAIAGFEASR
- a CDS encoding DUF1761 domain-containing protein encodes the protein MNFVAVNWLAIVLATVASFAFGAVWYMGLSKQWLDAVGKTKEQLGVGYTPFIWSAVVELVMAYVLALITPLLMGGISIGAAIQVAVLMWVGFVITTLIMNHRYEGMKWSLTIIDGLHILGVLVIQGVVIGIFG
- a CDS encoding heme biosynthesis protein HemY, which produces MIRLASWIIGSLVLAGIAAWIIALPGTLTLELAGYRMQPRLGTAVLILLVAAAVVILIWAIVRRIIGAPGAMARRRATRRREQGVEALSDAVIALQSGDPARARIMAREAQARLPDNGAARLLEARADLALGDMPAAREHYRSLIASEKTAVAALTGLYDQARAQNRPEAALTFARKTLTLAPETGWAGQAVFDDLARRGQWAEAVAMVNAESATSREDKARKRRRQAVIETARARESETSQPNNALEHALTALKLLPDFVPAALIAARIYANRGESRRAQSLLRRIWRATGHPDIAALYAHSQPGASAVDRLKRLGEIIELPAPHRAAAMAMARAAIDAYDWPRAREALAPFAGPEATQGVATLMAEIEEGQTGDQGKAREWLARAVRAPRDPAWTADGIVSDEWEPVSPVTGRLDAFEWKVPVASNARPAPLAASAAQAVPGLPPAEPPLPLASTENAQ
- the hemC gene encoding hydroxymethylbilane synthase, which produces MQSSLPFARIGTRGSPLALAQAKLVRSLLAEAHGVAEDRIEIEVFSTGGDRSQAENTTLSDIGGKGVFTKEIDEALLSGRIDLGVHSSKDVATGLPAGIRLAAFLEREDVRDAFISVSVKGIDNLPEGARFGTSSIRRAAQALRLRPDLRIVPFRGNVHTRLQKLLDGVADATLLALAGLNRLEEGHRATAILDPEQFMPAPAQGAIGIAIRDGDTRLAEIVAPLDHTPTHAAIATERAMLAVLDGSCRTPVGALSGLDDGLLTLKGEILSMDGQTSYRAEARGSDPLALGEAVGRDLLAQAGADFLDRWNR
- a CDS encoding EVE domain-containing protein, which produces MAYWLMKSEPDVFSFDDLVVKTARGEAEEWHGVRNYAARNNMREMKVGDEAFFYHSNIGKEIVGIMKIVAPAHPDSTGELNAKGEVVWDCVDVQSVKALPRPVTLAEIKATPELAEIELIKLSRLSVSKVRETEWRLLCTMGGL
- a CDS encoding uroporphyrinogen-III synthase, whose translation is MRMLVTRPEPDAQATQERLAALEIEADIAPLMTRQTLDAHLPPPEGFAAVALSSTNALRALSDMVSLDPLRDKPVFAVGDRTAHEARQLGFADVTAADGTLDSLATAIALARPDGPVFYPAGRHLSGDLAHALAPRGLMVVTVPVYEMVARSDLDKDIASDLASGRFGAVLCYSRRTAEIFCDLASDLIAPADRRKLPFLCLSENVAAPLLAHHFSRVLLADHPSEDAMLALALAFAREQTGS
- a CDS encoding YciI family protein, producing the protein MLYAMIAKDAPGALQKRLDTRPVHLEHLNSLGKKLVFAGALLNAEEQPEGSIVVFEAESLDEAEKLAAADPFVPAGVFASYEVKRWRIAINNSGAEL
- a CDS encoding NAD(P)H-dependent glycerol-3-phosphate dehydrogenase is translated as MRLETVAVIGGGAWGTALAQAAAMAGRQVTLVVRTQEQAEAINATRINAAALPGQALLPNVRAVPALDAADIVILAVPAQSTRTLLSGLEPALLADRPVVLSAKGLETGTLARQSEVLADMAPDAMPFVLSGPSFAVDVASGRPTAVTLAGDDASDTSDLAAALAGPSFRPYAADDRIGVEIAGALKNVYALACGAVEGADLGASARAALIARGYAEMARMVTAMGGSAHTLTGLAGLGDLTLTCTSVQSRNYQFGMALGAGRSTADILASGAKLAEGVATAPVAAALARSLGVEAPLIDAVDAVVAGKANIATIVAGLMSRPLKREA
- a CDS encoding COG4223 family protein, which gives rise to MADTTGKETPSTDPKPAGKSGPVKPPVLEGTARPSGNGKPGDSASPGKAAPGTADKPASAPTPKPRTEGTTDGRGSNPWLAGLVGGVLGLGAAYGLAWFGLWPQPPQVAPQADPRLAQFATAIPELETVTNTVQDELSTLTSRVGSLEQVRSEAAAVPTTDPALAEQVQSLSARLDELAAAPAGTSDAEALTGFKAELERLGAEIAGANTQLAQTQEQLAALSQDADDNAGTEAATVRLPLIFSSLESAFAAGRPFETELAALRQALPETIVPEAIAGRAAGGLPRPDTVERQLVAALPDMLAGRPANADANWQDATADWFRGLIAMRPAGAVEGDGPDATIARLEAAVARRDFTAAQTELQALPESMRNAAGSVAADIESLAAAETFLGQLRTQLLAGENGA